The Verrucomicrobiota bacterium genome includes a region encoding these proteins:
- a CDS encoding glycosyl hydrolase 53 family protein, with amino-acid sequence MKYARQLSRLAWLIILLATLNAGISAEEFMLGADISWIPEQEAKGRKFQDGAQAKDIFTIVKEHQFNWIRLRLFNNPRATTNGYSVQGFCDLDNTRKMAKRIQQAGLKFLLDFHYSDTWADPGHQYKPAAWKELPMDQLTKAVREYTRDTIRSLAAAGTPPQMVQVGNEISNGMLWPDGKITRFDQLAELFKAGAAGVREADPKIKVMLHLALGGDNAKSRWFLDQARQRGVEFDILGQSYYPKWHGTPNDLRTNLTDLAGRYPWPIIVVEYSEHKREVNSIVQALPNGKGQGTFIWEPTEWGEALFKKDGQALPSLELYPELARSFKTTPRTR; translated from the coding sequence GCTCAACGCTGGAATCAGCGCCGAAGAATTCATGCTCGGCGCGGATATTTCCTGGATTCCTGAACAGGAAGCCAAAGGCAGGAAATTCCAGGATGGCGCGCAAGCCAAGGATATCTTCACCATTGTCAAGGAACATCAGTTCAACTGGATTCGCCTGCGCCTATTTAATAATCCCCGCGCCACCACCAACGGCTATTCCGTCCAGGGCTTTTGCGATCTTGATAACACCCGGAAAATGGCCAAACGAATCCAGCAAGCCGGCCTGAAATTTCTGCTGGATTTCCACTACAGCGACACGTGGGCCGATCCTGGTCACCAGTATAAGCCCGCCGCCTGGAAGGAGCTGCCGATGGATCAGCTTACCAAGGCCGTCCGGGAATATACGCGTGATACCATTCGCAGCTTGGCTGCGGCTGGCACCCCGCCGCAGATGGTTCAGGTCGGCAACGAAATCAGCAACGGCATGTTGTGGCCGGATGGGAAAATCACCCGGTTTGACCAATTGGCGGAACTTTTTAAAGCGGGCGCGGCCGGGGTGCGGGAAGCCGACCCCAAAATCAAGGTGATGCTGCATCTGGCCTTGGGCGGCGATAACGCCAAATCCCGCTGGTTCCTCGATCAGGCCCGGCAACGGGGAGTGGAGTTCGATATCCTCGGGCAATCCTATTACCCCAAGTGGCATGGCACGCCAAATGATTTACGGACGAATTTGACTGATTTGGCGGGGCGTTATCCCTGGCCGATCATCGTTGTGGAATATTCCGAGCACAAACGCGAGGTCAACTCGATCGTTCAGGCGCTGCCCAACGGTAAAGGCCAGGGCACATTCATCTGGGAACCCACGGAATGGGGTGAAGCCCTGTTTAAAAAGGACGGCCAAGCCCTCCCCTCACTGGAGCTTTATCCAGAACTGGCGCGCTCCTTTAAAACAACTCCCCGCACGCGGTGA